GCTTCCACCAGCTGGTATTCGCAACAGAACGGCCGGACGCAACAGCAGGATCAGAATTTACGGCCACGAAAACGAAGGCTGTCCTCGTTCCAGCAGCAGGCCAACGAGGAAAGTGAAATGATTCCGGTCATCAAGCTGGAAGATGATGACGATGAGGAAGAAGAAGACTATGTGGAGGAAGTTCCGATTCCGGGGCCCAGTAAACGTCGTCCTCAACCGGCAGAGAAAGCCGGCGAGTCTTCACCGGTTGCTGGCGACGAGGACGCTCCCGATGAAGAGCAACGTCAGCACCGTTTCTGTCGTTTATGTTTGTCCCGTGAACAGCAGCTAAATCCTCTCTTTCCGCCGAATGGAACTCCGGACGATACACTGATAAAACGGATTTCCGGATGTTTGACCATTGCGGTGGGTATTTTTTTAGCTTGTGATCTAACTTCAACAcctaaatttggattttttgttattcttacAGATATCATTCGATGCTGATTACGATTCATATGTTTGTCGGCCCTGTGTCCAAGAGGTGACTAGATTTTTTCTCTACAAGGAACAATGTCTGGTAAACGACCAAATGCTCAAATCCAAGCGTCGTAAGCAAAATCCGGATGGTACCGATAATGATGTCCAGCTAGAGGACGGAGATGACGCCGAAATaagcgacgatgatgatgattttgagGGCGATCCAATCGATTCGGATGAGTTTGACATTCGCGATGACGAAATCGATTCGCAAGAAGGACTCCCGGGAGCTCTAAAACAGCTGCCTCCTAGTAGAGCTCGACGCCCGCATGTCCAGGATTTCTATCACGGAGGCTACCGGTATACTTGTGCAACGATTCGTGCTAATGGTAACGTCAATTGGCGATGCATGTACAAATCTAAGCTACAATGTCGGGCCTCGATCCAGGTGACTCCTAGTGGACTTGTTATGAAAGGGCCTAACCCGCACAATCATTACGCGGAAAAGCGAACTGCTCCTCCTTTTCCAACAAGTGGAACTGTCATCGATACATTAACAGGTCAAAAGCTGGTGTATAAGATCAATACGGGCAATCAGGGTTCGTTCGCGAAAATGCAACTTATCGTAAACGGTTACCTGTTTCGCTTTGAGACCTCAAGTATGAAAAAGACAACCTATTGGAGATGTATTTGCGACGGTTGCAAAGCAGCCATTTCTTTCCATAAAGGCTTCGTCAGTTGTTCCACAAACGGTCAACCGCACAACCACCCAACCCATAGGAATACTATAAACTTAGCACCAGAACCATCTGTTCCTTACAGTATGCCGCCAGGTCAGGTGGTGCAAAGGCAACTGCCGGTAGCCCCTCGGGCGCAACCTTTGATTCCTCAACAGCATACACAATTAATGTCTTCTGTCAATTTGAATCTTAATACAAAATCGGCCAAGTGGAATGTCATGAAGCACCGTGGGTACGAATTTGGCTACCCACGCATCGAGCGCAACATGTCACGCTGGGCCTGCTTCAAGAAGAGTTTGTTCAACTGTCCGGCCATCGTGTTTACGGATCAGTTCGGGCGGGTCGTTCGGGAGAGCGATTGGGCTCACAATCATGCTCCTCATGTAAATAATTGGGTAAGGTTTTTTGTTTGACTTTAAGTTATTCCGTTAATTCCGTCCACAGGATGATTACGATTCTACCAGCGTTATCGAGGGTTATATGCAGGATGTTAAAACCAACGAACAGGTGTACTACAAATTGATTCCGGGAAAACGTGGTCAGAGGTTTGTAGTCTACAAGGGCTATCGTTACTCCTCGGATCGACTGATAAGTGATGGACGCGTCGCCTGGAAGTGCACCAAGTGTAAAGTGTTCATCATGATAGCGGGTAGGTTCTCTACGATCGAAGATCGCGGAGGCGAACACGAGCACCCAATGGCCGATGAGGATGATCTGCAACAGTTGCAACCTGGCCAGGATCAACAGGGTGACGATAGTCATTCGGGACAACCAGAGGGAGATATTGATGTTAAAAATGAATCTATTGATTACGAAGAGCTACTCGGCAAGGACAGTATCGGTTTGGACAATGAAGACAGTTATCCGGATGAACTGATCATTCCGGAGGCGATTTTGGACGGCTTAGAGTGAAGTACTACGAGCCGGGGGACAGTTAAGGTAAGTTTGGCATTTTAGCGTTCTACATTAATAAGGTAAATTATTTTGCACTTCCTTAAATGATTATGGGATGTGGCTGAGGCCgactaaaatttcgatttaaaataaactaccAATAGATGTGCATTCTCTAGTGGATTGGCGATAAAGGATGTGAGCGTTATTGTATATCACTGCCATTTAGTTCTCCCTCTTTTTCGGGTTGACGGTTCTAAGAAACTAGGGTTGTTTTAACAGGTAATCAATAATTATATACTTAATTcctttttgcgattttttttgacaGTAAGTTGATCTTGATTTTTGGCTAGAGGACtaccaatttgaatttttgacaatttgaactaAGGGTTATTGGCAAATCTTGTTCAACGCTAAAATGCGACGATACAATTTTGGGcaaatggttttgttttttaaactgttgcaatgaaaaaatcctaaactttcatgtataatgaaatattttcatttatttaccgTAGCATTTATAAGAATGTTAGTAAAAAGTACATAATGTTTTCGTTTCGTCTTATCAGTTAGTTGGCTTATTACACGAAAGATGTAAATCACAGTGGATCATTTACCGGTCACatagtttgttttatttgttttattacaCGAGAAAAAATACTATCGACGAAACTGCCGATTCAGCTGGGTCTCTGAAAAgaaagagaagttttttttccacaatttcgAAGAGTTTTTTTTGGAGCATTATCACATAAGAAGCTcattgaaatttcgaaacaaatttggAACGGGATAAATAGGCAATGAAATTCATAGATGAAAtgcaaactaaaatttttttagagaagGTCAACGATGTcaagataatttaaaattatcgaaATCTGTACTAATCAATGGCAATCTTTTTCGGTTACAAAATCcctttgagtaaaaaaaactccaaacttTTAGCTCTTGTggctaaaaataaatttgaaatcaaaggaCCTTATCTGATTTTTGAATGGAATCTTTGAATGCGACTTAAAATTCGTGTTCTGTCAGAATTCCGTTATTCAGAAATTTTGATTCACgttatcttgaaaatattcatacaagaATATTTTCCTTTATCAGTGATTCGTTGACATTTCGATAATCTCGGATTGATAAATGAAATGAGAGGAAAAGATGGAAAATTATATGAAGCATAACCGAATGAACTCATTTGCTATAAGTACTTAAATAATTAACATAGACCACATGAAGTATCAACAGAagcaaaatgtaacaaaaaattgTTAAGTATAAATGTTTGATGATTGGAACAGTGAAGCTGTAGGAAATACTTAAAATAATTACTAAGCTAatgaaactacaaaaaataacgaaattcaCAGATAAAAGGGATTGTTCAAACACGGGGCACAAAAACAaaccataaatttaatttttttttattaacaactGAGCTTTATTCGGTTTACCTGCATTTGTTTCAATCGGCAGTTTCAGATCGATACATTACATCCTCTATTCTGGTAATTCGATTTCCAATATGTGTAATTGGTTGTAAAATGTTCCCAAGGGTTGGATAAATTCTCGTTTGTTTAAATTTAGAGTGGTACTATAACAAACAAGAAATGAATCTTAACACATTTGTTACACCTACAAAACTATTTTCCCGTATGATTTGAACTATTTCAAGTTTTAGTAATCACTTCGACCAGTTACGTTAATGGACAAGGAACAAAACTACCCTCAATCTGGCTATAAACTGAATTGATCGTATTGTTTGGGCAAAGGTGGTTTGGCGTTACTTCGAAATCATTGGGATTTAAAACATGAGGTATTTGTGGgtcaaggttttttttgaatCTCTTACCTAAATTGTGTTCTTGTGCAACAATCAACCTATTATCTACTTTCTACGAATGTGCAAAATTGCGTATAAATATTCAATTATTTcccttttttgtatgttttcaaaatatgtcttATAAGGACTTTTTTGTTTGCGTTTACTTGAACATTTGTTTTCTAATTCACGGCAGAAAAACCTGCatctagtttaaaaaaacaccaGCACTTCTATACACAAAACTAATCCAAGATGTGAAATGTTGTATTATTAGAAAGACCACTAGTGGAGACAATTCGAGAGCACCGTTCGTTATCTACTATCTGTGAGAAGCACATTgttttcgattgttttttttttcgattaatttcGTTACTTATGTTTTTGCTAGCATTGCCTACAGCTTCAACGAttcaaatgataaaagtgttaaGATTCCGTTAGCTGATTCTTCTGGGTTGTGTTGTGACATCACTATTAACTTGTTTAGTTACGTTGCGACTTTCGCATAGTACGTGGTTACAGTAGTAGGATAGTTTCAGTATTTGCAATATTAGCTTCGTGCCCATAATTTCTCTTTGAATTGCGATCCataatcttactttttcttCTTATCGTCCGCATGAATGGCTGGGGTTGCCTCCACAGCAGcgggtgctgctgctgctgctggggtTGGTGCAATTGCTCGGTTTTTACCTCCCAAATAGTGATACTCGACAAATCGTCCTCCCTGGATTCCTTGAGCCGTGAAGTTTGTGATGTGGCAGCCAAAAAGCAACAAATTGCGAGGCGTTACTTTCCACGCGAAACGCATAAACACGCACGAGTAGAGGCATAAtgctaaaaatgtaaaaattgataTAGTTTTACACGActcttttgataaaaatagtaCTGATAAACCATTGAAGAATCAAACATTGATTTGATTGTCACCCTTATATAATTATAGAGTATAaacataaaacatttttgacaaggGTGCATTGAAGTTGAgtcttttcatttaaattaaggATCACCACCGAAGAATACCGTCAAATGTCCCATACATTTGTCGGTATTATTCGGTTATGACccttaaattaattgaaaagcTGACTGCACTGGattgaaaatgattcaaaaaagatacaaaattcGCGTTCGTGAATTTAAACACTTCTTATTTGATGCGAAAAAAGGGCAACGCGATAatcattttcagttttcaaattattttcgcTCGGAACAAGTCAATCATATACGTGCTTATTCAAGCTCAAGCGCATCCTCAATGCTATTTAACATCTTGAATAAATATCCACTGTCAATTAGACTTAGGTTGTTCATCAATTTATTGACTTATCAGCTCCGTTGTCGGCACGCGATTGTATACCACGCCGTGCAAACTCTCATGCTCGTGATTGCATCTGCGATTTTATCAATGTGAACAGACGAGATCACATATTGgaatgatcaatttaaaaatgtagtTAATCTCCAAACCCAAACATACCAGTGGTCATCGTTCCGGAAATGATCCTTGGGTCCTTGTTGAAATCGGCTAATGCAGCGATCGGGATGCCCCAGTTGGCCACTGGACCCCAGAAGTGGGTGCTCATGAGATAGTCCCGGAACTCCTTGCTCTTCAGGCTGTCGATCAGCTTGCGTCCCATTGTGGCGGCCATCGTTCTCGTGCACTCTTTGTCGAAAATCAAATCTAAACCTGCAATGAATGGGTTTCGAATGAGAACGGTGGTTTTACGATGAGTCCGATAAGATAGTAGAGGCATACACTGTGTCACGCTTCTGAAAGCCTCAGTAATAAAACGAGCCCCGGCACCTGTATCGATAACTCTCTCTGGTAATCACTCGGCTGACTTTTATTGAGATTACTATCGAACGAAAGTGAATATAAATCGTCTGCCGACCAGAAGCATAATTGTACAAATGATACCGTAGACAAGAATCCGTTATATAATTCCTGTGGCAATTGACTTTTATTAATCGAATGACGTGTTTGCTTACCTGATTATCAATCACCGTCTCGAGGATTGGAGAGGAAAATGTGATGTAGTTGATCGGTGGCTCGTTGAAAGGGGTCCAAGGATTATGGAACGTGGGAAATGGGGTGCAATTATTCTGGATTGCAACGGATCACAGCTGTTTGCTTATTGCCAATAGAGTTCTACgcatgaaacaaatttcattggCCTTGAATAGTAGCTAATAAATACGTAACAAGGAAATGACCGCTGCCTCCGTTCTCCGCGAAAGAAAGCACTTGGGTGTGCggataaataaaaacaacattcGTCGCGTGTTTTGACAGCATGACTGCAGGCTAAACGCTAAAATCACAAATTTGAGgcttgaactttgaaatgcaaaacgaattttactcaaatttgaGAACCGCGACATCGGTTCTGAAGAATGTGGCATATCTTATGATTTtgataaggggccgttcacataccacgtggacaacttagggtgagggggggtgtatggaaatgtccacgcttgtccacggtgaggggggtaggggtttgggtcatgtccacgtgggcATACTTACtgtttgaatcttaaaattacaaagcttcctagtttaagtttaaacaattaaaaaccacttgaaagcaagtatctaataaatatgataattaagaaatttaaaaaatttaaaataattttatatcagGTAAATCAGGTAATgctatttctttatttttttaaatcaaccattccaataacaaataggcaaaaagtagtgttttctaactgtcaaatgagtttttgaaaaaaaaaaaacaatatcaaatctgtccacgtggacatctgGGGAAGAGGGtagggtaggggtttgccaaatgttcacgcttgtccacggagggggaggggggtgtcaaaaatcttatttttctgtccacgtggtatctgaaagGCCCCTAAAAAGAGTTCCAGATGGCACGGATGTATCCATGGGCATGCcctgatattttaaaataaaatttagttaaaaattgaTCCGGTTCGATTGCCTAAATATCCTCCTCCTTCCATGAaggtttatgaaattttcaaatattttttggtttaaatattaaaaagtacctaaagttttttttttatttttacttaggGAAGAAAGATCCTGGTTGTTATTTTTACTAACATATTCAATAACTCTTAATAGTCTAATACATatctaaaagaaatttaaaaactgataagatgCGTTGAggattttgttttcttcttccAAGTAAGATTAGTTCTTTTTCCTttcttcaaagttgtgatcccaaattaagctcagaatcgctgaaaaacgcttctaaaggtcagaaaacgcattttaaagttgtgatcctaaattaagctcagaatcgccgaaaaactcttctaaaggccaggtgacgcattttaaagctgtgatcccaaattaggctcagaatcgccgaaaaacgcttttaaaggccagaaaacgcattttaaagttgtaatcctaaattaagctcaaaatcgccgaaaaacgcttctaaaggccagaaaacgcattttaaagttgtgatcccaaattaagctcagaattgccgaaaaacgcttctgaaggccagaaaacgcatttgaaagttgtgatcccaaattaagctcagaatcgccgaaaaacgcttctaaaggccagaaaacgcattttcaattgtgatcctaaattaagctcaaaatcgcCGAAAAACTCTTCTgtaggccagaaaacgcatttgaaagttgtgatcccaaattaagctcagaatcgccgaaaaacgtttctgaaggccagaaaacgcattttgaagttgtgatcccaaattaagctcagaatcgccagaaaacgcattttaaagttgtgatcccaaattgagctcagaatcgccgaaaaacgcttctaaagcccagaaaacgcattttcaagttgtgatcctaaattaagctcagaattggcgaaaaacgcttctgaaggccagaaaacgcattttgaagttgttatcccaaattaagctcagaatcgccgaaaaacgcttttaaaggccagaaaacgcattttaaagttgtgatcctaaattaagctcaaaatcgcCGAAAAACTCTTCTgtaggctagaaaacgcattttaaagttgtgatcccaaattaagctcagaatccccgaaaaacgtttctgaaggccagaaaacgcattttaaagttgtgatcccaaattaagctcagaatcgccgaaacacgcttctaaaggccagaaaacgcatgttaaagttgcgatcccaaattaagcacaggatcgccgaaaaacgcttctgaaggccagaaaacgcatttgaaagttgcgatcccaaattaagctcagaattccgaaatttggtatcaaatatCCGAGGTAGTTCGtgtaaatccgggcaatctgtcAATTGACTTATGTGAAGCTTATGTTAGAAAGATGTAGGTTTTGATCATGCAGTCCTAGTCTAGCACTACAAGAATGattctcactggaacgttagaaAGTTTTCCTCGGACCCATATTGTGAGTCTTTGAAATTCGTTATGGCGCAAATTAAAAAGAAAGGCAATGcattgttttaaacatttaattttttcgatcaatttaatttttatatctaCTTTGGCAACGAGTATTCTACCTCATGACCGGGTTTATTGGATCCaccattgaaaaatttcagattacCTACATTGTTCGCGATGTTACGGCCGCGACTGTGATGATGCAAAGACAAGAATAGAAGAgcaaaaactcaacaaaaaaaaaaaaaaaacgatgaacaaAATCTAATTTCTCACGCGTGAAAAATCTGTCGCCGGCAATTCTAGTTCGACACATTCCGGTGCGGCGCGTTTTCAATGCAGCATAAAATGCAGAGGGGTGAATGAAGACGATTGGGTTCCGAAGCCAGCTTCTCCGCGAGGACGTCGCTTTCGCTTTCTTAGGAGATAAATGTATGCCTACATGTAGGAAAAACGGATGACCATCCATTGAAAGATG
The Uranotaenia lowii strain MFRU-FL unplaced genomic scaffold, ASM2978415v1 HiC_scaffold_30, whole genome shotgun sequence genome window above contains:
- the LOC129759882 gene encoding uncharacterized protein LOC129759882, with translation MASTSWYSQQNGRTQQQDQNLRPRKRRLSSFQQQANEESEMIPVIKLEDDDDEEEEDYVEEVPIPGPSKRRPQPAEKAGESSPVAGDEDAPDEEQRQHRFCRLCLSREQQLNPLFPPNGTPDDTLIKRISGCLTIAISFDADYDSYVCRPCVQEVTRFFLYKEQCLVNDQMLKSKRRKQNPDGTDNDVQLEDGDDAEISDDDDDFEGDPIDSDEFDIRDDEIDSQEGLPGALKQLPPSRARRPHVQDFYHGGYRYTCATIRANGNVNWRCMYKSKLQCRASIQVTPSGLVMKGPNPHNHYAEKRTAPPFPTSGTVIDTLTGQKLVYKINTGNQGSFAKMQLIVNGYLFRFETSSMKKTTYWRCICDGCKAAISFHKGFVSCSTNGQPHNHPTHRNTINLAPEPSVPYSMPPGQVVQRQLPVAPRAQPLIPQQHTQLMSSVNLNLNTKSAKWNVMKHRGYEFGYPRIERNMSRWACFKKSLFNCPAIVFTDQFGRVVRESDWAHNHAPHDDYDSTSVIEGYMQDVKTNEQVYYKLIPGKRGQRFVVYKGYRYSSDRLISDGRVAWKCTKCKVFIMIAGRFSTIEDRGGEHEHPMADEDDLQQLQPGQDQQGDDSHSGQPEGDIDVKNESIDYEELLGKDSIGLDNEDSYPDELIIPEAILDGLE
- the LOC129759879 gene encoding mitochondrial pyruvate carrier 1, coding for MAATMGRKLIDSLKSKEFRDYLMSTHFWGPVANWGIPIAALADFNKDPRIISGTMTTALCLYSCVFMRFAWKVTPRNLLLFGCHITNFTAQGIQGGRFVEYHYLGGKNRAIAPTPAAAAAPAAVEATPAIHADDKKKKDPAESAVSSIVFFLV